TACATTACATGGACTGAAGATCCAGCAGTAATCAACTAAATCAACCAAAAGTTTTGTACGTTCCAATTTTTAAAATATTTGGACttttttttatatttagtttagttgacttCTGCTACCAAACATGGCAATGTAAACCAACGTTtacaatatgttgttttacaaaTTCTTGGAACATTCAACATGCACATTGTTAAAGATAATCAAAATtggagccccgtgcatcgcacgggctttccaactagtaataataataataataataataataataataataataataataataataataataataataataataataataataataataataaccaagTGCTGCGAGTCCCGTGGTGGGCTGTGCTCCCTCAAAGCGTTCCAAATTTGGGCGAACTGCGAGGTCACAGGTTCAACCCCCGGGATGAGCATTCATGCGGTTATTGCACGGGGACCTTCGGGGTCTGTTAAACAGGGTGCCGGCTTACCGTGCTGTCGCGTACCTGCGGGGTTGGTCTCCTTGGATCGCGCCTGGACGGCCTGGTCATAGACCAGAAGCTGGGGCCGGTAGCTGGGAGATTCCTCGCGCtaagtgcaaaaaaaaaaaaaaaaaaataataataataataataatagtaataataataataataataatataatttgtaatgataataataataataggtaattgctataataattagaataaggtaatagTAATAGTTTCCTAAAtggcctcatatactctctaagtttagactataaataccatgatatctgaaaaataaatcacaaagaaagaagaaggagatttaagagacgaAAGGAGCAATTAGATAAAATGTAAAGATCGTCGTGTAGTcgcaaaattggcgactgatatcagaattagcgactgaaatcagtcgctaatttggcgactgaagtCGATCGCTAAATTGCTTTATAGAAAACCCGCAACACTCCTTCCCCTCTCTCCCGCTTTACTCTttcaaaaccacaaaaaaaaaaaaaaggaaaggcgaCACGAGCGACGACACCACCACCTCCACCGCCGTAGCCACCGTCCTCACCGCCTCCACCACTCtatttaattaggttagtttttttttttgtttaatttcagtttaattggtttaatttgttagattaatttgtagttagttggATTAATTTGTGATTAGTTTGTTAGATTCATTTGTAGTTAGtaggttagattaatttgtagttagattttagtttaatttgtgtttgaattaaaagggaatgattaagggggtttgtgtttaggtttagaGTTATGGGTGGGGGGTTGGTCGGCCGTGGGTGGCGGTTGTCGGCCATGGGTAGGCCGTGGTGGGCGGTGGGTGGGGTGGGTCGTGGGGTGGCCTTgggtgggtcgtgggtggtgtttggtgttgggtagctaagtgtaaccgtcttattattattagtattaagctaagtggaaccgtcttaatattattattattattactaagttaagtgaaaccgtcttattattattagtattaagctaagtggaaccgtcttttggattaagagaaattagctattagctaggtggaaccttctttaggacttgattttgataaatttagtttgataattcatgttattgatgaattgaggttgaataaccctgtttttttttttttttttttttcttttctcattccAGGGTTGTCACCGCGCTGCTGAGCACCACCGTCCACCGTAGCTGTTGCTTctcgttttcttttcatttttgcttttacttgattaggtaacctcctcttaccagttaccttttaaatttacgaattttagttcaaattatgctacggactctaggatagaaacctttattatgttgttgatattgtgctattgattaacttaattaatttagatgGATGGATGTAACAGTGGAGGATTGGTGTCTTCATCTTGTTATGCAAGTATCTTAAAGCTTTAGCTACACCAACGACAATTTTCATTCTTGTTTCCCAATCAAAACATTTGGAATTCCCTGCAAATTTATCCAAAATACATACAAAATTACTATTGGACTAAAACACTGGTATACAtatgaatataaatataaataaaaataaaaataattactCACCATACAAATGACTTTCTAATGTGCCTCCATGCACATAGTCATAAACCAAAAATCTTTTCTTAAATTTGACCGAATATCCAATCAACTTTGTAAGATTTTGATGGTTTGCTTGACTAAGGAGCGAAACTTCATCCTCAAATTCTTCGGGAGTTAGTAATGATACCTCATTGAGTCGTCTAATGATGAACACCTGCACTTCAAAGATAAAATTATACTCGCTAGACCTGATACGCCTAAATCAACTTATAGAATTCTGGAGGAAGTTACCTCCTCAGTATTCTTCAGCTTCCCTTTGAAAACACTCCCCAAACCATCCACACTTATGCGCAAATCTAAGTCAAATTTTTTTGTTGCATCAGCCAAAGATTGAAGAGGAAATTTGACAAGCGGCTCAACACATAAATCATCCTCAGTATTCAAGTCTTCCTTCGGTTGGGAGTGTGAGTCGGGGGCCACAGATACATC
This sequence is a window from Silene latifolia isolate original U9 population chromosome 8, ASM4854445v1, whole genome shotgun sequence. Protein-coding genes within it:
- the LOC141594629 gene encoding receptor-like kinase LIP2, coding for MELRFYVLVLVSHRTIDVSVAPDSHSQPKEDLNTEDDLCVEPLVKFPLQSLADATKKFDLDLRISVDGLGSVFKGKLKNTEEVFIIRRLNEVSLLTPEEFEDEVSLLSQANHQNLTKLIGYSVKFKKRFLVYDYVHGGTLESHLYGE